The Littorina saxatilis isolate snail1 linkage group LG1, US_GU_Lsax_2.0, whole genome shotgun sequence nucleotide sequence cgcaggtatttttttatttttttttattttatgcaatttatatcgcgcacatattcaaggcgcagggatttatttatgccgtgtgagatggatttttttttacacaatacatcacgcattcacatcggccagcagatcgcagccatttcggcgcatatcctacttttcacggcctattattccaagtaacacgggtattttggtggacatttttatctatgcctatgcaattttgccaggaaagacccttttgtcaatcggatctttaacgtgcacaccccagtgtagtgtacacgaagggacctcggtttttcgtctcatccgaaagactagcacttgaactcaccacctaggttaggaaaggggggagaaaattgctaacgccctgacccagggtcgaactcgcaacctctcgcttccaagcgcaagtgcgttaccactcggccacccagtcctcagtGCCACCATTGGCATTGTGTTTAAACCAGTATCGTGTTATCGTCTTCTTTTCAGTGTCACAAGTTCATACAATCATGCTTCAATAGTTTTTCTCTGACTAATGCCTTGGGCTATGTCTACATCTGACTTTGAGCAGCCATTCATCTGTGGATAAAGACAATTAGCTGAATGGGCCTCAAGTAGGGAAGGAACATGATCTTGTGTGGAGCTTAGCAAGTTCATTATCATAGCCTTTAGATTTTGTAGGAATTTACATATCGAATGTCTGTGTGGTTTTCTCATTGATTACCTTTGCTCTGTCTTTACTTGGAACAGATTTTGAAGAAATCAAGATCCACCATGGCTGTCAAGTTCTCTGGAGCTGCCAGTCTGAAGTCTCAGCAGGCCCACGACACAAGCTACATCTGTGTGTGCTCCGACGGTAAGAATGTCACGGTCAACCCTACTCAGTTGTCCATCTTCTCTGGCTACTTTGCCTCCCTGCTACACAGTGAAATGAAGGAGACTCGCACAAAGTCCATCTCCCTGAAACTGGTCCATTCCGACGTCCTTCAGCTCATTGTCAACCTCCTGGCAAAATGTCAAAAGCACCAGGAGGATGGTGTGGAGTTTCTGGAAAAGAGccagtcaaacacacgcacgttgACGCAGATTCTAGATGCTGCAGACTACCTTGACATTCCAGTGTTGAAGGAAGTGGTAGATGAATACTTGTGTCGGGCAAAGCCTGTTTCAATGGAGAACTTTGAGGACATGCTAGCACTGAATCATAAGTACTCTCTTACCAGACTGGGCCTGGACATAGTGAAGTTTATGGCCAGCCAGGTGACTGACTTGTGTGCCTCGGACTGCTGGCTGGAGCATCTCTCCTCTTCAGTGCTGGAAGCTCTACTCTCGAGTGACAAAACAAAGGTAAGAAACAATTCTGCTTGTTCTTTGTTTATAAGCATTTTGGAGTGGGTTGGAAGGGGGGGTGAGGATCTTGGTTTGTAAGGGGAGGTGCTTGTGTGCTGGCAAAATTGATGTGAATTTGTCTCTAAGTATTTATAAAGGAGTAGGTCCGAGCTAGGACTCaaagattttttattttgtttggtttgtttccTGGTACATGTAGTCCAAATTTGGGAAATACTTATTATGAGGAACAAACATTTATTAATCGACACCAACAAAACCAAGACGAATCCAAAAATCCAAAATCAAAAGAAATTCTTTCAGAGATCATTAATTTGGATTAGTCACCCTGCAGAACAGAATAATACTACATGTCCAGTACAGTACTTATGCAATTGCAAAATGATGGTTATGATTTATTGCATGCATCTTGGAAGAGAGAATTCCTAGTTTAGGCAGCAATTAACCACACATGTTCATGAGTCTTATACTAGTTATAGTCAAAACTAGTTAGTCCTTCTGTTTTTTGCTTTCTGGTTATGACAGAAACCTTGATGTAGCTCCTTTGTCACAGGTGAACTCAGAGTGGGAGCTGGTGAGGTTGGTAGAGCAATGGCTGCGCTGCGGTCCTGCCGAGATCACTGCTGACCCTGACAAAAACCTCAGGTTAATGCTGAAGCACATTCGCATTACAGAAATAGTCTGCGACAATGAAGAGGAAGACCCTCCTAACGGGCTACGGCCGGACATTCTAACGTACATCTCTGAAGAAGTGCGTATGTATAAAGCGGACCCTAAAGCCTACAGGATCTCGAATCCTGATCAGAGCAACATCCGCCGCCCTGTGGATGTGGTGGTTTCTTTGGGCACTCACGACAGTATTCCATCCATGTTCTTCTGCTTGCCGGTGTCTGTCGCTTCCATGACAGACGTGCCATCAAGAGGGGTGGAAACCTTGCGGAAGAAGATCCACTTCTCGGAATTGCGACACTCCTCTTTTCAGCTGCCTGTGCTGTGTCTACGTGAGTTTTCAGCCTGCAGTCTCAACAACATCCTGTACATCGCCGGAGGGCAGAACTCGTTTTCCGACAGTGGCGAGGATGCTTTGTCCTACACCTTTGAGCTGGACCTGTCAGATCTCCGCTGGACAGAGGTAGGTGTGAGGTCAGAAGACAATCTCAGAATTGTCTATCTCAGTTATTTTAGCTGAAAGTGAAAAGGATTCTGATCGATTCTggctgttgttgtaaaaaggaaagaagactTGTGCTcagaaaaaatgaaatgaagagGAAACTGGTTtatctattgaataaaatgTGGGAACATTCGGTAAGCTTATACCCTTGGAGTGTTGTTAAGAGTCCAAAgtattttttcttttgtttgagtTCAAATACATGACTCATTGAGAGATTTGTAAACCTAACATTCTGGCAAATTTATACAACAAAGACATTCCTCTACAGATGATGAAAACAATTgaagtaaaagaagaaaagtaaaTCATACAAATATTGATGTAGACGTGTaatgtaatttgttttaaattcaAATTTTCTTTGTCACCATTCTCATTGTCTAGATTTGTACACTTTGATTTGATGCAGCTCCACAACTTAATTGGCACACAATAACAGAATTTGAACCATCACAgaggaacccctcttttaagaactccaaaaatctgagaaaagcaggtcttaaaaaggagggattcttaaaatgtgggtagatttacagaggttatgaacacaatgtctgcaaaaacaaggtcttaaaggtTCAAGGAAGTCTTCAATTGGGGGGTCTTCACTCATTTATATGGCTCtgtctgaccaggtacggatatatccgtaaacacagtcacttcagtcgcttcctgtaacgtcgatctaacgcctgcattccatcttgttgatacacagttactacaattctgagtgaagtgacctgctgcagcacagctggtctcagctaaaaaaaaaaccttggtcaacataggtggtgTAGAAAGTgttgaaaggggggttccaccgtaCCTGGGATCCAGGTTTTGTTAATATGAAACCCACAAAGAATGGTTTCTTTTGTGTAGGTTTGCCGCATGCAGGAGCCACGCTGCGTGTTCTACCTGGGAGCTCTGAACGGCAACCTGTATGCTGTGGGCGGAGCTAACAACACCGGGGAGCTTTCTTCTGTAGAACGTTATGATCCTTGTCAGGACACGTGGATCTACCAGGCAGCATTGCCAAGTGCTGTTCATGAACACGCAGGTGAACAATCTTTGTCATGCTTCATATAGTTATAGAATTGAATTTATTTGAGACACTAGTGTGGAATGGACTTGTGACAATTGAAGTCGAAAATTGAATTTGAGGTGATGTCATTATTGTAGTTGTtctttgtgtatgtgcatgtgtctgtctgtgtctgtggtttgttaatttttacatttagtcaagttttgactaaatattttaacgtagaggggggaatcgagacgagggtcgtggtgtgtgtctgtgtgtgtgtgtgtgtgtctgtgtgtgtagagcgattcagagtaaactactggaccgaactttatgaaattttacatgagagttcctgggtagatatccccagacgttttttctttttttttgataaatgtctttgatgacgtcatatccggctttttgtaaaagttgaggtggcactgtcacaccctcatttttcaatcaaattgattgaaattttggccaagcaatcttcgacgaaggccggactttggtattgcttttcagcttggaagcttaaaaattaattgatgactttggtcattaaaaatctgaaaattgtaattacattttttttgtttcaaaacgatccaaaattacgttcatcttatttttcatcattttctgattccaaaaacatatacatatgttatattcggatttaaaacaagctctgaaaattaaaaatataaaaattatgattaaaataaNNNNNNNNNNNNNNNNNNNNNNNNNNNNNNNNNNNNNNNNNNNNNNNNNNNNNNNNNNNNNNNNNNNNNNNNNNNNNNNNNNNNNNNNNNNNNNNNNNNNNNNNNNNNNNNNNNNNNNNNNNNNNNNNNNNNNNNNNNNNNNNNNNNNNNNNNNNNNNNNNNNNNNNNNNNNNNNNNNNNNNNNNNNNNNNNNNNNNNNNtctctctctctctctctctctctctctctttctttctctccccttaCCGAAATCTAGTATACCACAAATGTGCTACATGTAGCGCATAATTAGTACACTGTGGTACGTGCTAGAAATGTGCCAAATTGGAACCATGgacttagaaaaaaaaatagacaaatGCAGTATACCACAAATGTGCTACGCCTGGTACATTTCTAGCATGCGCTACAAATGTGCCACAAAGGTtccaatttggcacatttgtgGTACATAAGCTAGAAATGTACTACAAAACTGCAAACCGGCTTCTGGATTAGCACATTCCTAGCACGTGCCACAAATGTGCTACGCCTGGTACATTTCTAGCATGCGCTACAAATGTGCCACGAAAGTtccaatttggcacatttgtgGTACATGAGCTAGAAATGTACTACAAAACTGCAAACCTGCTACTGGATTAGCAAATTTCTAGCATGTGCAACAAATGTGCTACGCCTGGTACATTTCTAGCACATTTGGCACATTAAAAACTGAATTGTAGCTTATActtattgtattttttattaatAGTAATATTGTGCTATAATTTATAAATCCAATTGTACTTGTAGGTTTGCTGTTTTGTGGTACATTTCTAGCGCACACCAGCAGCAGCTATTCGAGCAATAAACCGGGTGAAAAATGCACATATTAGCACATTATTGGCATATTAATAGTACACTTATCGGCACACTGACCTAAAATCCAATTCACAAAATTATGGTCTTGTTCAAATCACTTCAAttgattcacacacatacattataTATGCAAAAACAGAAAACCCAAAATAGATGTAGAAAGAATAAACCGCTTTTATTGAATGAATATGGAATGTCAGTAAGTAGTAACACACACTGACCTGCACAGACCTAGATCCTCATGGAAAATGAATGTCATTTACACATTACACCTACCTAGATTCTCATTGAAAATAAATTTCAGTTCCACGTGTTATTGTTTTGGAATTTGAGGTCAGTTGGGTAAGTGACACTTTACGGAGAAAACTTGAACTTCGCTGCCCCCGTTTTGTGACGATCAAGATTTCAAAGCTTCTGTTGTTAACCTTCAACGTACTTTGTGGGTTgaggacgacccagagcctcacacaatcgactttatctctgaaactttttgagtttttaattgagattaaattacatattcctactccgaatcacatgtagcagttgactcagtctaaagtgctaggtctgaaaaggctacccgtctaaggggagcaaccccaactaaaaaagtgtaaacgtagctatggtaatgacgacgcacccagggagttacctcccctcctgcgtactacgtcactactgctactgaccacgtgacccctatcattcgacaCTTCAGCTTTCTAGGGAGCAGGTCGTGAATTTTTTGGCTCTAGTGGAAGTTCGCTGTTTGGTGTTTGCTTAGACACCCACCGGCACCCACACCCGTCTCTTCACCCGCTGCActggtagttggtgagctctttcctttACTTGTATCGAACGTATTTTTTCAGTTGCTACTTGAAATTTTCGGCCACGTGTTGGTCACGTATTTTGTggtagccattttggaattttgtgtctccattttgttgtcagcatgtcTGACGGAGACAAAAAGCGCGAGCGCGGCAAGGCTGATGTGAAAGGGAAAATTAAACCCAAGTCTTCCACTTCTGTCCCTAAGcctattttggttgttgtttctgACGCGGCTAACAATGCTGTTATGACGGTCCCTATTTCTGCCCCAAATGACCAGCCGGTTGGGGGGCAGTCTAATCAACCTACGCGTACCGTTGTTTCTCGCTCGTCTTCTCTGCCGCTTGCAGATTCGACTTCGCTGGTTTCATCGTTGCTTTCTTCGCTGGTTCCCGAGCTTCGCACGTTGGTGAGAGAGGAGATGGTGCGTTCTCAGCCTTCGACTTCCGTTGTCCCGTCGATGGCTTCCTTTCCGCTTCCGGCTGTGACGCTGTCCTTGACCGAGGCGGTTGCTTCTGTGccttctaccgctgtggttggcgacGCAAGTAAGTTGGGCTGGTCCGTAGGTCCTCGTGAGGCCGCTGGACGCTCCCTGCTGGGAAGCAGCccttttcggcgggttcacgacccgcaaacccctgttcgTTCTCACTTTGGCTTCACGGAAGACCATCGTGTCgatgagcaatggcggcatttGGTTCAGGCTTcgacgcttccggcactcgccggaagcgtaggtcctccgacgtacgcacccgctggggtcgtttccggagtcgACCAGCCGGTTCcgtctgctgcgcttccggcactcgccggaagcataggtcccccgatgtacgcacccgctggggtcgtttccggggttgaccggacgtggcCCTCTGGGCATTCGGCCTTCCGGCCGCCGTCCACAGTGTCTGCGCTTCCGCCTTTCGCGGTCGCGTCTGATACTTTTCCGGCTCAGACCGGATCTGCTGCTTCTTCCGCTTCCGCTTCCTCTCGGGTGGCGGTCGCGGGGGGGCATCACCAGCCCTTTGGGCAGGTGTCTCAGCCCTGGCCGGGGCAGTCAGCGCTTCCGTCTTCGGTTGTTGCTTCGACTGCGGTTCCGGTTCCGGCGGCTGTGGGCATGCCGTCCTCTTACTCTTTCCCTATTCAGGGCATGAGTTCGGATGGTATTGGAgtggacgggtttccggtttccggttacgGTGTTCACCGCCCTTCTACCAGCAACGTGGACTTCGGTCCTTCGCCGGATGTTTCGGATATTCAGTCCGTCGCCAGCGAGGCTGCACGTGTTGGTTATCCGGAGAGACTCAAAGTGGCTCTTGAGGCCGCTGCTGAGGTCACTTCGAGATATTTCGCGGAAGGGGCTTCGGTCTCTTCGGCTGCCGCTTCGACGGCACCGTCCGCGATGGCTGATTTTCGCTCTGGGAAGGAGGATGActcatacttccggtttttggagtctccatccataGCCTTTCAGCTTTCTCAAGTTTTGGCCAAGCCATCTCCTTCCGGAAGCGGAATTccttcacttccggttccgctgcTCGTGCCTCACGGCTCAGTTCCGGAGCTGGCTCAGCAGTGGATGGCTTCGCCTTCTCAGGCTTCTGCATTCGCTCTGTCGTCTCACAGGCGGTTGGTTTTGCAGAAGTCTCCTAGGAACTTGTTGGATGCTTTCGCTCTCCCGCGTTCATCTTTGACAGTTCCTCCGGAGATGCTTGCCTTGTTGGCCAAGCCTATCAAGAAGGATGACGGCGTGCTCTTTTCTGAGAACACGCTGATTGCTTCTGAAGAGGCAGGGCGTCAGCAGCTGGAGCTTGCCTCCATTGCTGAGACTCTCATTCGGGCCCTCTCGTGCCCTCACTGATTCGCTGAATCCGTTCTCTCTCAGCGAGGATCAGGATGCGGATGACGTCTCCACTTTGTTGGCCGCTCTTGCGAGGGTCAATGAAGAACAGATGAGACTTTCTGCTGTGCACTATGCGCACTCTGTTATGTGTCGTCGGGATCTCTTCCTGTCACACTCTCAGTTTTCGGATCAGGCGACCAAGGACACTTTGCGTGCCTCACCGGTCTTGGAGGGTTCCCTCTTTGGGCATCTCGTTTTTGATGCCCGAAGACAGGAAATTCAGGCTAACAGGGACCAGCAGTTCTCTGACTTTTCCCTGCACAGCCTTAAGCAGTCCaagcagtctcagccttctcagCCGAAGCAGGCTAAGGTTGCTGGCCCTCCCAAACCggcagacaagggtcgtggacgTTCCTCTTCTCGGGGCTCGAGAAGACGACCGTCTTCCGGCAGGGGGAGAGGCGGCTCTGgaagcaagcctcacccccaatgaagtgctcccgatctcccccccaccccgccctccactctggtgatggcggggggcccttCCCGGGCACTTTCCCATTGGCTCGTGTCTGTACAGAGTCAATGGATCGTGGGGGTCGTGAGGTCGGGCTTCCGTCTTCTCTGGAAAGATGGCAAGGCACCTCTGGTCAGGCGTCCGCCGGCGTTCAGGCCTCCCTCCTCGCAGGAAGCCATTTCCGTCCTTCGGTCGGAAATAGACTCCCTGGTGCAGAAGGGCGCAGTGGAGAAAGTCCTCGACCACAGTTCCCCTGGGTTTTACGGACGGCTTTTCGCCGTCCCCAAAGCCTCAGGGGCATGGCGTCCTGTCTTGGACCTGTCGTTCCTCAATACCTTTTTGAGGGAGATaaggttcaagatggagacgccagcgtcggtcagggactctctccgcccgggagattgggcgacttccatcgacctgacggatgcatacttccatattcttatgcatccagccgaccggaaatggcttcgtttccggtgggcaaGTCAGGTTTACCAGTTTCGCGCCCTTCCTTTTAGCCTGTCTCTCGCCCCTTGGGTCTTCACCATGGTCGTGAGACAGGTCTGCGCGCTGGTGAGGTCGCGGGGTGTCCGGCTACGCGCctacctggacgattggctcatccTGAGTCAGAGTCAGGTGGGGTGCGAGCAGGATACCCAATCGGTTCTTCGGGAGGCCAACATGTTTGGCttctcgatcaaccgatcaaagtcggagctgacaccgtgtcagacgttcacctacttgggaatgtctttcgacacggtggcTTGGACTGTTCAGCCCTCTCAgaagagggtggacaagctccaggcgtgcatacgctccactttgcctctcccgAGGGCCTCCCTGCGGACTTTGGCCTCCATCttagggcagatggagtccatggctctcCTGGTCCCCTTGGGgagggtccacaaacgtcccTTTCAGCTGGCGCTGAAGCCGTTCGTGGACTCTCCCACGGTGGATTGGAATGCCCTCATCCCtctccagggatggttccaatccgctacccttccgtggctggacacggagtgggtgtGCAGGGGCGTGCCGATAGCCCTTCCTGCCCCAGATTTGGACCTGTTCACGGACGCGTccttggtggggtggggggctcacacagaccagctgactgcgtcaggtctgtggtcggcagatcagaggatgcagcacatcaacttgctggagctagaagccgtggctctagctctggacaagttccggccctcccttcaggccaagcatgttcgtctgtttacagacaacacgacagtggcagcttacatcaacaagcagggagggtcgcGGTCTCCGTCGCTTTCGGTCAGGGCCTGCGAGATCCTGATTTGGTGTTCAGAGCATCAAATCAGGCTTTCGGCCAGGTACCTGCCCGGAAGCTTGAACACGCTGGCGGACGCGCTCAGCCGCTCCGACAGAGTGCTTCAAacagagtggaccatcactcacggagcgctggatcgtctctggtctcttgtgcagaaacctcaggtggacctttttgccaccaggttctcgaagagactaccagtgttcgtCTCACCATTCCCGGATCCCGAGGCGTGGGAGACGAACGCGATGGACATTTCCTGGTCAGGCCTGGAGGCTTACGCGTTCCCGCCATTCCAGTTGCTCACGCGAgttctcaggaaggcggagcaGGAGGGCCCGTCCCTCCTGCTGATCGCTCCTCTTTGGCCGTCTCAGCCGTGGTTCCCGGACCTGCTGAGACTCGCCCAgggccctcccattcctctcgctCTCACGCGAGGAGAACTGGTGCAGCCTCACACCGGCAGCCTCCACGCAGAGCCTCAGATGCTGAATCTTCACGCGTGGAGGTTGTGCGGTCTTCTCTGAGGCGCAAAGGGGCATCAGATCTGACCATGGACCTGGTAGGACGCTCGCACAGAGCATCTACCTCGTCCGTTTATGAGTCACATTGGAGGGCCTGGGTTACCTGGTGTCACGAGCATCGGCTGGATGCTACGGCGCCCCGCACGATGCATGTGGCGAACCATCTTGCTTTCATGTCCTCTCAGGGAGCTTCTGCTGCCTCGTTGAAAGTAAGAAGATCGGCCATCTCGGCGACCCTACGCCAGATAGGTCGCTCTATAGATGTTAGTGGCGTGATCGCTGGAGTCATCAAGGGCGCTTCCCTTTCTGACGTCAAGTCTCGTACGCCCGTTCCTAAGTGGGATCTCTTATTGGTCATGGAGTTTCTGCGTTCAGCGGATTTTGAACCTCTCAGAGATGCCAGTTTTGCGAATCTTACACGCAAGTCCCTTTTCCTTTTGCTGCTAGCATCGGCACGAAGGGGCAGTGAGATCCACGCTCTTTCCGGTAATTCGgacgacatttcctttgaatCAGATGGGTCCGTTACTTTGCGGTTTCGACCTGAGTTTCTTGCGAAAAACCAGGCTCCCGAGCGAGCTTCTCCTTTGGTTCATGTCAGGCCGTTGTCCACTATTCTGGCTCCGAATGATCCAGACTTAGTAAATTGCCCTGTTAGAGCCCTTCACATCTACCTTGCCCGTGCTCAGTCTCTTAGATCCGCAGCTCAAaagcttttgtttatttctctcaaTACGGAGAGACATAAGGATATTACTAAGACGActctggcccggtgggtgtcggcGCTCATTAAGCATGCTTACGAGTGGAGCCGCCGCAATGAAGGGGGGACACAGCCTGTCCTTCCTCTGGAATCAGCTCGGGCTCACGAGACGCGAGCTTGGGCTTCCTCCTTGGCCGTGTTACGGTCACGAAGACTGGAGGAGGTGCTACACACCGCATACTGGCGTTCCGAGGATGTCTTCATGAATTTTTACCTGCGTGACATCTCGGCTCTTCGCCAGGATGGATCTAGAGCTTTGCCTGCCATGGTGGCAGGGGGTCAGCTCTTGACAAGGATttgagagtgagtttgaactttttctttcccaccgccttgttgtttcaatctgctacatgtgattcggagtaggaatatgtaatttaatcgaaaattttattgtaaattttcatttaataaatatacctacccgaatcacatatcgtagtccctcccacctaccccgcttatgatttggagattttattcttcgagtcgaatgataggggtcacgtggtcagtagcagtagtgacgtagtacgcaggaagggaggtaactccctgggtgcgtcgtcattaccatagctacgtttacacttttttagttggggttgctccccttagacgggtagccttttcagacctagcactttagactgagtcaactgctacatgtgattcgggtaggtatatttattaaatgaaaatttacaataaaattttcgactTCATGCAATCTCTAATCACCATACGACCTTTCCATTGCCCATTTTTTGAAAGATTATAAATCTTtgcgaacaaacaaataaacgataaCGTGtagaactacacagtccggatgatgtgggtggtggacgacccatatggaattacgtaATGAATGttacgttgtttatccttattcggatgacgtgggtcgtgtacgacccatactctgcaaagaggcggaaAAATGTTTATTCCTATCCGGATGGCGTGGATCGTGTACAACCCataactttttacgttgaatcctttgGAAAGTGTGGGTCATGTCATCCGGACTGTGAAGTGTGGGTCGtgtcatccggactgtgtagtccaacgcttgatccggtgaaggttaaaaagAGAGTCAGAATGCCCGGGTCTTGATCCATGTCATTGATGCAGAAAAAGGCAGCTCACATGGGACTGCAGGCCATCAACTGCAAACACAAATAATATTCATATTAAAGATGACTTACTTATGCACTTTAAATAATTTATTAACGGTCGAGAAAAAACATTTGGATTTctgtttcaagtgtttgttggaTTCTTCCATTCCTCCTGGGTCTTGCAGACTTGAAAGTTGACAAGAAAAGCTACTCTTCACTGTGCACCTGTATCCAGGGAATACTTGAAAAAAACAGCATAGTAGTTATTATTACTGTTGTCTAATACAGTAATACTATTACTAGTAACTTAATTTACAATTCAACATttgatattttttaatttaattttgaaattgAAGAGAAACAATTAGATAAACTTGCTAATTTTCAAATACTAAATGTATGGAAGGAAATAATTGGTTGGCAATATTACACATGACGAACGCAAGCACTCTTCGTGGATGCAAGTGAGCTATAAAGTATAATGAATGTCCATGGCCGATGACTCAGTCATAACTAACGTGCTCAATTCAAACTCAAAGCTAAGTTCTgttctactactacttctagTGGCACTGGTAATAATAGTAGTACTGCAAAATGTGAAGATGAGTCTGTAACAGTAACTTGAGtaagtgaaagtttgaaaagaatgtgtatttgtttgtcttCGTGCCATACTACCAATTAAGTACCAGTCATCTGACagagtcactgtcactgtgagtGTGTCTATGATTTGAACTTCACTTTTCAATCACTCAACTCACTGGGTCAGCACAATAGCTACACTAAAAGTTAAAATACCACTGTATCAAAACAATCTACACAACTTACCAACTATAGAGTGAAGAAAGTGAGACAGTCTAGTCAGTCACTCATTGCGATTCGGGTGGAGGCAGAGTGGATGTTTCGTTTCTGACTTAGCAAGTAGacgtgtcactgtcactgtcagccaTGGTTCTCCA carries:
- the LOC138965155 gene encoding kelch-like protein 13 (The sequence of the model RefSeq protein was modified relative to this genomic sequence to represent the inferred CDS: added 221 bases not found in genome assembly), which gives rise to MFKILKKSRSTMAVKFSGAASLKSQQAHDTSYICVCSDGKNVTVNPTQLSIFSGYFASLLHSEMKETRTKSISLKLVHSDVLQLIVNLLAKCQKHQEDGVEFLEKSQSNTRTLTQILDAADYLDIPVLKEVVDEYLCRAKPVSMENFEDMLALNHKYSLTRLGLDIVKFMASQVTDLCASDCWLEHLSSSVLEALLSSDKTKVNSEWELVRLVEQWLRCGPAEITADPDKNLRLMLKHIRITEIVCDNEEEDPPNGLRPDILTYISEEVRMYKADPKAYRISNPDQSNIRRPVDVVVSLGTHDSIPSMFFCLPVSVASMTDVPSRGVETLRKKIHFSELRHSSFQLPVLCLREFSACSLNNILYIAGGQNSFSDSGEDALSYTFELDLSDLRWTEVCRMQEPRCVFYLGALNGNLYAVGGANNTGELSSVERYDPCQDTWIYQAALPSAVHEHAGCVHNGSLYISGGHTGVAHTNTVYCFHPKVGKWTVCPPLKEARSYHTMTAFRDQLYVMGGCCLNRTSGEVVNLQSCEYYSLSADQWTSLETRFPTGFSASLTSFPSSDTILCFGGYSFLKRHFDTYACVFYVDKSEWQVVPIHFADARMKEVVMTQVKIREKTFDNYFNFTSAL